CAGCCGCTTGTGGGTCCGGATCTCGTACTGATCCCGCGCCTTCTTGTTGACGTGGGGGGAGATCAGGATCGTGTGCTTTTCCTTGCGAGTCGGCAGCGGAATCGGGCCACGTACCTGGGCACCGGTACGCTTGGCCGTCTCGACGATTTCCTGGGCAGAGCGGTCGATCAGACGATGATCGAAGCCCTTCAGCCGGATACGAATATTCTGGTTCGCCATCTTAATATTGCCTCAACGAGCAGGGCGGGCCCGAAGGCCCGCCCTCGTTCGATTAGTCGATGATCTTGGAGACGACGCCGGCACCCACGGTGCGGCCGCCTTCACGGATCGCAAAACGCAGACCGTCTTCCATGGCGATCGGCGCAATCAGGGTCACCGTCATCTTGACGTTGTCACCCGGCATCACCATCTCGGTGCCGCTCGGCAGTTCACAGGCACCGGTCAC
The genomic region above belongs to Natronospira bacteriovora and contains:
- the rpsJ gene encoding 30S ribosomal protein S10, which codes for MANQNIRIRLKGFDHRLIDRSAQEIVETAKRTGAQVRGPIPLPTRKEKHTILISPHVNKKARDQYEIRTHKRLMDIVDPTDKTVDALMRLDLAAGVDVQIQLN